The genomic interval TGAAACGACTCTGACCTGTCCTCAATGTCGGAAAGGCCGTCTGTTGCAGCGAAAATCAAGGTATGGAAAAACCTTTCATTCCTGTGAACGATACCCGGAGTGTCAATTCACATTGAATTACAGACCTGTGGCTGGAGTATGTGAATACTGTCATTACCCGTTGCTGATAGAAAAAAAGACGGCACAGGGCGTTAAACGTTGCTGTGCCAGTAAATTGTGTGGAAAACCGGTGATGGTCTCAGAAAAGCATCAAGATGAGTGAATTAGTATCAAAACAGTTATCGGAGTTGTTAAAAAAACTTCGTGAAGAGCAGGTTATTGCTTATCCGACAGAGGCGGTATTTGGACTCGGTTGTGATCCTGACAGCGAAGTAGCTGTAAATCGTTTATTGCAGTTGAAACAGCGTCCGTGGGAAAAGGGGCTGATCCTGATCGCCGCCGACTTCGCGCAAGTGGAACCTTACATTGACGTCTCTGCGCTTTCATACATACAGCAGCAAAGGATGTTCTCAACATGGCCCGGTCCAGTAACCTGGGTAATTCCAGCAAAAGCACAGACGCCCAAATGGTTAACCGGGCAGTTTTCATCCCTGGCTGTTAGGGTTAGCGATCACCCTTTGGTAAAACAACTTTGTCTGGCGTTTGGAAAACCTTTAGTGTCGACAAGCGCCAATCTAAGTGGCGAGGCGCCGTGTCGCACGGCAGAGGATGTTCTTAGCCAGTTTGGTAAGAACTTCCCAGTGTTGTCGGGAAAAGTAGGAGGAAGGCTGAACCCGTCTGAAATTCGTGATGCTTTGACTGGTGCGCAATTGCGTCGGGGATAAGCGCAAATTCAAGAGGTTACGTGTGTCTGAATATCAATCTTTTGCTGTTTTCGGTAACCCTATCGCGCATAGCAAGTCTCCGCGTATTCATACGTTATTTGCAGAGCAGTCGGGTATTTTATTGAACTATGAACGGTTGCAAGCTCCCGTTGATGAGTTTGAGCTGTACCTCCATGCATATTTTCAATCTGGCGCAGCCGGAGCCAATATTACCGCACCATTTAAAGAACGTGCCTGCGTCGTGGTAGATTCTCTGAGTCCGCGAGCTGCCGAGGCATGTGCGGTTAATGTCGTAAAAAAAATGGCGGATGG from Musicola paradisiaca NCPPB 2511 carries:
- the tsaC gene encoding L-threonylcarbamoyladenylate synthase type 1 TsaC — protein: MSELVSKQLSELLKKLREEQVIAYPTEAVFGLGCDPDSEVAVNRLLQLKQRPWEKGLILIAADFAQVEPYIDVSALSYIQQQRMFSTWPGPVTWVIPAKAQTPKWLTGQFSSLAVRVSDHPLVKQLCLAFGKPLVSTSANLSGEAPCRTAEDVLSQFGKNFPVLSGKVGGRLNPSEIRDALTGAQLRRG